In the genome of Dromiciops gliroides isolate mDroGli1 chromosome 1, mDroGli1.pri, whole genome shotgun sequence, the window ctttgtcaccacaaagagagctggcaaagcatactttatttttttttaataaaagtattttattattttccagttacaagtagaaatagttttcaaagcatatttttttaaatttttttttagtgaggcaattggggttaagtgacttgcccagggtcacacagctagtaagtgttaagtgtctgaggctggatttgaactcaggtactcctgactccagggccagtgctctatccactgcgccacctggctgcaaaacttttatttttttatttttattgttttattttgtttgtcttttcttttgcaaaatggcaaatatggaaatatgtttggcatGAACTCAGTAATAACTAGAATCAAAGTGTTTGCCTTCTTaaagagttggggggagggaaatgattgttaaaaattcttttacatgtaattgggaaatatttaatgacatttaaaaaataaaaaaaataacaatcagGATTCAGGATgtttagttcttccaaagtgCCACAAAAGGGTTAAGAGTGTtaggctcggggcagctagatggcgcagtggatagaccaccagccctggagtcaggagtacctgagttcaaatccggttcagacacttaacacttaccagctgtgtgaccctgggcaagtcacttaaccccagttgcctcactaaaaaaagaaaaaaaaaaaagagtgttagGCTCAATAACATAAATACTAGAATGCAGATACTGACCAGCTCCTGGAAACCCAGGTGTTTATGAAGTTGTGACAAGCAGGAAATTGAAGTTCTTTCTTCAAACAATAGGGAAGGCACAAGGAAATGCCTAGTTGAGGCAGGTCTATAAAGTCCGGTTAGCATTTGTGAAAATACAGCAGGATATGAAAACCTATCTCTTTCAATTAAGAAAGGCACTAAGGTTGTTAGGGGGTAATTAGTTGGGTCAGAGTTCCAGGAATAGAGCCCTGTGTCATTCCCCTGCAATTCCTTAAGGAGCATGACTTTATTACAGCATTGCATGCTGAGCTAAACATTCATTCGCTCACATAATTAAATAATGTGTGCCTACCATGTGCAATGGATGGACTATGCTAAACATAGGGAAGTCTAAAATAGTCTGTAAACAAAAAGATTTTATTGAAAAtgtaaggggtggctaggtggtgcagtggataaagcagcggccctggattcaggaggacctgagttcaaatccggcctcagacacttactagctgtgtgaccctgggcaagtcacttaacccccattgccctgcaaaaaaacaaaaaccaaaaaaaaagaaaacgtaAGCTAAaactaaaaacacacacacacacacacacacacacacacacacacacacacaccaccaacaaaaacaaacgaCAAAAAATAAACCCTGATACTGCATTCCTTTAGGCCAGGGGCAGCAACTTTGAGTATTTGGTGCaatagaaaggaggggaaaaaacctgAGTTATGGGACCTGAATTGGATCTCTGCCTTTGCtacttcctacctatctgaccctTTGGCCAGTCTTTGGGCCTGTTTCACCTTGTATAAAATGGGTGTGGGTGATGTGAGGTGCAATAGATGATCTGGAGGTCTCTTCCCATTCTAGATGGATGATCCTATGAGACCACTTCTTAGAGATAAAGCACTCACCATCCATCAATCCCACCAGTTCTTACTAGACACTTTGGTGGGCACTGTTTCTAGAAAGGCAGGCTGCCACATCTTCTCATCTCCTCTGCTTCTTGCCCACATTTCCCTAGAAGCTTCCACAGTGAATCTACCCAATGGTTGGAATTCTTCCTCTAAGTGTCACAATGGAtggagctctgggtctggagtcaggaagacttcagtttaaatccagccttagacacttcttagctgtgtgatcctgggcaagtcgctaaacctctgtctgcttcagtttcctcagctataaaatggggataacaatagcaccaacctctcaggattgttgtgtggatcaaacaaaatattttttaagtgcttaggtCAGGATCTGGGGCTTAGCAAGTGTTTAATAtgtgttcctttcctttctctcttatccAGGGAAAACCAttcagtctgtctgtctatcattcTTGCTACATAACTAGGTCATTTTCTTTTCACAGGGTGCAAAACATGTGCCGGTCACATATTGCAACATACCTGAATGGGAGAGTACCGGCCGAACAAGTATACGAAAGGGTTGAATACTTGACCATGCCCCCTCAGGGCACTGACAGGTGTGGGAAATGAAGTAGTTCAGATGCCCTTGTTTCAAAATGCATTAAAAGGTTGTGGAATAAGAGCTCTGATGATTGTGACCCCCTCTCTTGATTTTAGAGGACTGATATCCCTCCCTTTAGCAGAGAGGTATTGGATTACAGGTGTGGAATGAAGCCTACTTTGCCAGGTATGGTCAAAGCGTTGCTAAATTCTCCTTTTAAGGCTCAGTATGTTTAACAGCAAGGCTCCTTGCAGACAGAAGGACCTGCTACCCAGTGTTTGGGGTTCTTTTTCATGCTTAACCTACTCTGGGAGTTGTCATTCTTTCTTGACTGCAGAGATATTACACACCCAGGAGGCACACATCATTTCTTCTAATCAGCAAAGGAAAAGTGAGATCTAGGTTTCATTTGGcattcccctgcccccaaatccAACTCAAAAAAGGTTATATAAAACAAGTTGTTTTAATTACAAGAGATTATAGTATAAAATGTACAATTATGAAAAACAGTCATCAAATGGAATGATCCTATAAAAAAGTCAGTTTCTGggcttgtatatatatatatatatatatatgtatgtatgtatgtatatatatatgtatatgtatgtgtgtgtatatatatatatatatatatatatatatatatatatatataaaatcaaagaaaCTATACAAGTATACACAACTCAATAACATATTGCAAATAGTGAAACAGAACTGTACAATGTGGCCCATTACCCAGCAGGATGTAAGCTCTTTCCCAGCAAGGCCTACTTCCTTGTAGTTATTTGGCACCTGCAACAcaggaggtgattaataaatCCTTGGTGTTGTCCAATCCCTCTTTCTAGGAAGAATAACCTCATCAGgctattataatttaatttttggcaacaatgaaaaatttgacaataaaTATTGCGACATGAATAGAAAAAACTTTAAGTGGCAAATGTGGTtcttatttacaaaaaaataaacttattggCCGGTATATTTGAAATTTGCATTAAAGTtaagtaaaaattatattttaatgctaTTTATAGGTTAAAATcattattgtatttttctttacaagTAATAATGGTTAAAATCAAGGACCAATAAGAAGAGACACATGGAAATGAAAAACAGGGATGTGCTTGAACCAGCTTGTATGAGCTCACAAGAGCTGATAGTCAAATcttcactgtgagcatttacaccttgagattggcaaacactacaaattagagcttgatttattatttcgttgattgtctagacttcaaaaagtgattgagaaaatgtcaataatacagatgaaactgaaaagTGTATCATGGTTTCAGTGAGTCATTTGTTCAACATTTACCAGGGGACTCCTGGTCATACAGCATAGATTTAGAAGGGGAACATATAGCACAACCCCCCACCATTTACAGGTGAGAAAtttgaggcctagagaaatgaaataatctgcctagggttacacagggAGAAACAGATGGAAAAAGAATTTTAAGTTGGGTCTTCATATCATTGTCAGTCAAGGCAATTAAAAAGACACACTGGATTAGGAACCAGGAAATCTGAGTAGtcatcctagctctgccattgaCTGCTGGGATGACCTTGTGAAGTCAGTCCCTTTCTTGAGGGTCTCATTTTtggcatctataaaatgagggggctggactaggtGATCCTTAAGAttgcttgtttgtttggggtttttttggggggggggaaggcagggcaatgatggttaagtgacttgtccaggatcacccagctagtaagtctcaagtatttgaggccagatttgaactcaggtccatctgaatccagggtcggtactttatccactgcgccccctagctgcccccttcagttgTTTATCCCATACCATGAAATGTCCATTTGAACTGAAAGTACTTGCTGTATATAGGAACACTTAGAAACACTGGGTATGGGGCTCCATCTGAGCCACAGTACAATCTCCACTGATTAAGAATGCAGAATGTGATGGGAAAATGCTTTGTGAAATGTGTAATAGGCTCTAAGTCCTACAATGATATTCTATCTGATGATATGAAAAGCATATCAGTAAGAGGCCTTAACACTGGTGGAACTAGATGAGTAAGAGCTGGATTTCCGAGATAATTTCTTGGAAGTGAGGGACACTTGCATTCTCTTCACAGTCCGAACACTTCGACAAAGAAGGGCATTCTTCGCATGATCCCTAAAATCTTGAGAAACAAAGTAATAGACAAAGGGATCAATACAGCTGTTAAGGGTTGAGAGGCAGAGCGCTACCATGTACAGAGCATAGACATGGCTCTGGCTTCTGGTTCTAATCAGGAAATAATGCACCACGAGCAAAATGTTACTGGGTGTGAAACAGATCAGGTACATGGCCAGTACAGTGATAATGAGTTTGATggctctcctcctcttccttccagaATCATCCATAGCAGAAGAATGGAGTGTCCGGATCATGAGGACATAGGCAGAGGCTGTGAGACAAGCTGGGAACAGGAAGACACCGATGGccagagagaggaaataattGAACATATCTCCCGCCAGCACGTTTGCAGGCAAAACATCATGGCACGTTGTGATGTTAAGGGCCGGAATATAGACAGTTTGCTTCACAACATACAGGGGAATGGTTACCAGTAGAATCAGCAGCCATATTCCAATGGAAACCCCTATGGCAATGTTAGACAGCTTCCTAGAGTGCACAATGGGATTCACAATAACCCAGTACCTCTGTACACTGAGGCAAGTCATGAAGAGAATGGAACAGTACATGTTGCCGTAGAAAAAACCAATCAACACCTTGCACAAACCTTCCCCATAAGTCCAGTTGTTGCCATTTATATGATAGGCGATCTTCAAGGGAAACCAGATGACGGATAAGAGATCTGCTAAGGCTAAGTTAGCCATGTAAATCACAGCAGGGTGTTTCTTTTGTGTTCGGAAAAGGAAGACCCACAGAGCCATGCCATTGCTTGGCAAGCCAATAATAAATACAATTATGTAGACAGTTGGGAGGAAGACTGTAGTCAGTCCTCCAGTGAGAATTTCAGCAGAAAATGGATCCACAAAGAATCCTGACTCCTTTGAAACTTCTCCATTCCCCTTGGATGAGGTATTTGCTGAGGGGATCTTATGACCAATAAGACTTCTCCCCTTGGTTTTGTTGCCTCctgaataagaaagagaagacagataaGGATCAGTTTAAGAGAAAAACACTAATTTAGAAGTTTCAGATGGTGGATTCAACTTGAACCACTTGAAATCACATGGTAAAAAGGTTGGGGGGGTGGAAATGCAATGCCAACTTTCGAGAATTTCATAAATTTCATAAAATTTCATGACATCATGTTAATCCATTTGTCCCTTTCCTACTCACTAATGCCCAATGTTCCCATTATTCtactattttctttgtatcccccaagtTTAGCACCTGGCCTgccacatagaaggcacttaataaatgcttattggtgaCTGACTGACACATGTTTCTAGTTAGTAAGATTTAATGTTCAAATGCTAGGTGAATTAATAGGGACTGGTTtttacctatttctttttcttccttttttttttttgtggggcaatgagggttaagtgacttgcctaggatcaaacagctttaagtgtcaagtgtctgaagccggatttgaactcaggtcctcctgaatccagggccagtgctttatccactgtgccacctagctgcccctatttcttctttttaaaaatcatattatttaGCACTGAAAAATCTAACactagtttttaaatttttaatcccACTGGGACGATCTATCCAGGATTGTCAATCCAAGGCCATGTTCAAGATCTGATTCCTCCAATCAACTTCTTCCTTTATAGAAGTCCCGAGGAATGGAGTAGCATCTTGCACTCCTGGGGAAATCCCTTCCTATCTACGGACAAATAGTAATAACAACTCACTTCATATTGTGCTATGGAGATTACAAACTGCTTTTCTCAAAACCATATTATTAGGTGGATGATGCAAGCTCTCATTCCCATTTcgtagataagaaaactaaggcccagcaaAGGTAAgggaccccccacacacacacctgataACATGGCTGGTGTCACAATAAGGATTCCAGCCAAAGTCTCTTGACTAAAGAGTATAATGCTCATTCTTTtctaccatgttgcctctcaacaACCAGCAAggacctcatctgcaaaattaagcCTTCTGCCTAGATTTCTCCAAGGTATCTTCTAATTTTTACTATCTATGATCCATAATCACCTTTCCACTGTTCTGGTGCCCTCAAAAGCAGACACAGGAGGAAGGGTCATAGAGTGAGAGCTGAGAATGACCTCAAAGATCACCTAGTCTgaactcattctacagatgacaaTTAACCCAGACAATTAACacgatttgtccaaggtcaccaagaTAGAAAAACACAGAGCTAGAATCTGAATACTGGTTGTTGTACTCCACATCTAGAAGtacttcccagaatcctctccacAAGGCTTTATTGTATTGTTTACCCAAGACCATCAAAACAGGAGGATCTTTACCTGCCCATGAACTATAAATTTGTAATATGAGCCATTGCTAGAAAACTAAAGGCTAAAAAATGATTAGGCATGCCTGCTTTATGGTGGATAACCTACAAATTGCCTATTTTCTGACAAACTTTAAAGTCTCTTCCCCTCACCTACTTATCTATCCCAACCCCAATGcatgttttctatttttgaaaGTGGAAGGAGACACAGAAAAGACATTTCTCTCCTCTTAAAATCAATATACTTAACCATTTgtgatggaaaaagaaagagaaaatttcagCATACAAGGGAGACATTATTTTAATTAGAAAGTACAAGAAAGTCACCACATGTCCTAGAGCAGTGTCTCATAACTTGTGGTCCATGCGcctggttttaaaaatatatttttgtgtttaatgtgattgtacatatataacctatatcagattgctttctgtcttggcggggaggagggaagggagagagggagaaaattttggaactaaaaatcttatgaaaacatgttgaaaactatctttacctgtaagtggaaaataataaaatacttttatgatttaaaaatatatatatttgacaaCTGTAtcttaatataattggtttcctttgtgatcctatgtattctattttatgcatttaaaatagtattctaggggcagctaggtggcgcagtggatagagtaccagccctggagtcaggaggacctgagttcaaatccagcctcagacacttaacacttactagctgtgtgaccctgggcaagtcacttaaccccaattgcctcactaaaaaaaaaaataaataaaaaaaaatagtattcttaGAAGGTTCGTAGGTTTCACCACGTTGCCAAAGGGGTTAATGATACCGAAATGGTAAAGAATCCCTGTTCTAGAGCATTGTTTCTGAGGCCAAACAATtttacaaacaaataaaatatttaaacttcCTAACAATCTGCTCTGCCCTATGTCAGTGTGAGCAAGCACTGACCACATTGTTCATGGCtagagactgggggtgggggtggggaggtgggggatgggagCATGAAACCAAGGAGATTGGAGGAGGCAGCAGGaaataaggaggaggagaaagtagCCTCAGCTGAAATGTACAGGTTTTAAAAAGTGAAGACGTTTGGTAGTAAAAAAGTTTATAGACCAATAAAAAAGACTGATGTAGAAATCCACAATGACTGCATTGTTCCATCCATTATGCGTACTGAACCTCCCCTTAGTCCTCTCACAAGCTTATCCAATAATTCAACTTTCTTGCTTAAAAGTatcactttttcccccttttagctCCTCATCTACTCAGTACAAACTATGATTTACTATTTTTTAAGGTGTCATGTTTAAAGGCATTGATGCATGAAGAAGACTGAAATACTGAAGTGCAATGAAGGGACACAGTAATGATTACAAGATTAAAACCCCCTCACTGTCTGTGAAGAAAGAGTCCCGAGGCTGGCCAACCTAGCAAAACAGCAAGAACCTTACAGAATTCGACAATGttagaggtgggagggaccttagatcTATCAAGCTAGGCCACCCCCTAATTTTATATCTGAGAAAAGGGAGGTTGAGAGGTATACAAATTTGCCCaagtatattacatatacattggGTATATTACATTCTCAGTTCTATTTATATTGCTCTGCACCAATTCACACAATACACAAATATTTCTATGAATTCTTCCTATTCTTCACACAGCTAAAGTCAGCAATAGAACCCAAGTTTCTTTCTTCAGTCTACCACTTAAGCAGCAAAGATATCCTGCACTAAGTCTCTAAGAACAGACAGAGCAGTTTGTGGATTATACTTCTTTTGTGACCTTCACGAGTACTTAGCAAAATTTTAGCAGTTCCTCAAGAATTCTCTGCTGATTTAATTATCAGTAATTTATGTCCACAGAGCAGAACTTTAGTGTAGGCAATAGAAAAACCTGAGATAATCTGGTACCCTGAATCCCTACCTACCTCTGTGGTCTGTCTTTTAGAAATAGACTAACAGCTCCAGGGATAGTGCCAGATAAAGCACAATTGAAAATCTGCAAATCTATAAACCTGTCAAAAGAAGATAACctgagcaaagaactggaaacaaagcggGTGCCCGTCAGTTAGTGAATGGCTgacaaattgtggcacataaaTGTCATAGAATATAATTATCtcagaagaaatggcaaatatgagAGATTCAGAGAAACACAGGACAACAGTGTGAGTAGAGTAGGAGTAAGCAAACAGAACCATGAAAACAACAAACACTATGATAATGTAAATGACAAGAATGATGAAACAAAGCCTAACACTGTGTAATGATGTAGAGTAATCTTGACCCCAgagtagagatgagaaaatgcaccaTCCTTCTCTCTTCTACAGTGAGCCCACAATGGTCAGTGTcagatggttttgtttgtttttctgtatgtCTACTTGGGGTGGAGGGAAGTGTATGGACAAACAGAAGGTCtggataaattaaaaaacaaaacaaaacagactgcCTAGTTGGAAAACACTTTTTTGTATATACTTCTCACAACTGCCTTTGAGACAGTGAGCTTCATGAGGAAAGGGACATAACCCTTATTTGATAATAATAGTTTACATTGTCTAGGCTTTTAAATTTTCCTTAGAATCCTCCCTGTGGGGATTAATCTTTGTTGAATCACAATGAAACAAACATGCATTCTAGGGTCACTTAAAGATATATCACATATCATGGAAATGGTCCATGACAGATTTCCCAAATAGAAAATACAAGTACACTTAACTCACTTCAAAATATAAATGACAGAGCATTACCAGTCTAACCAGTATTCAAACCACTTTCTTCCTATTGTATACTTTTACATTTACTTAAATAAGtccatttattttcaaaaatattaaacacCTGAAGGGTCTAgaggatacaaagtaaaaatgaaatagttcctcttctcaagaaacttacatcctgtggtaaaaaaatatgaaagttttttaacagtcggttaggataactgaaagactccagttttttttttaaggaccaccctttcggggaggagaccaatggcatgagctagcAAGCCAGTCCgtctgctgcgcatgtcagactgcctgctagcactccacttccggggtgcaagcttaaaaggcaaggagagaacggaagtggggccttttttttcctgctccgctggtctcctgactgcgctgcacaggctgattgctgacgagagttcgactgggtCCGGCTCGCTGTTAGCAGCAGCACGcacttgacacggtctctctctcttcccaaaggtggccttcagcttttggtgagttttatacggaatatagactaagcctagactaaagacgatttgtattgtgtttctactttcctatccttctaatcaacattaccttgtgactaccatacaataaaagctctaactagaaaaccagaagcttcttccatttactagtctgggagataaattaagggaaaggttaagtaggggagatttatgatctaatatccaattttaatgcCACAATCCTAttgaaatagatagatagatagatagatagatagatagatagatgtgtgtgtgtgagagagagagaacaacttTTGCTGAATGCTATATAAGTTTTCAGCTCTCAGATACCCTGCTcgtatttgattaaaaaaaaaagtattaggcttctgggggcagctaggtggtgcagtagatgaagcaccagccctggattcaggaggacctaagttcaaatccagcctcagacacttgacactccccccccccaaagtattaggcttccttcacaacatgactaatatggaaatatgttttacatgtctGTACCTatgtaacctatataaaattgtttacatcttagggaagggggagggaaagaaactttggaactcaaaattttatgaaaaatgaatgttaaaaaatgtctttacatataactggaaaaataaaatactattttaaacaaggaaacaaagactaaagcaataaaaaaaagt includes:
- the F2RL1 gene encoding proteinase-activated receptor 2, which encodes MRAWGPAWLLGCAALLAAALDSSSSSSSGHLSPGGNKTKGRSLIGHKIPSANTSSKGNGEVSKESGFFVDPFSAEILTGGLTTVFLPTVYIIVFIIGLPSNGMALWVFLFRTQKKHPAVIYMANLALADLLSVIWFPLKIAYHINGNNWTYGEGLCKVLIGFFYGNMYCSILFMTCLSVQRYWVIVNPIVHSRKLSNIAIGVSIGIWLLILLVTIPLYVVKQTVYIPALNITTCHDVLPANVLAGDMFNYFLSLAIGVFLFPACLTASAYVLMIRTLHSSAMDDSGRKRRRAIKLIITVLAMYLICFTPSNILLVVHYFLIRTRSQSHVYALYMVALCLSTLNSCIDPFVYYFVSQDFRDHAKNALLCRSVRTVKRMQVSLTSKKLSRKSSSYSSSSTSVKASY